From the genome of Patescibacteria group bacterium, one region includes:
- a CDS encoding HD domain-containing protein has translation MIDKIKKIAVDEMKECAAHDIDHVMRVHNLCKNIAEKEERVDLEVLEIASLLHDIGKDEENNDKTGETDHAVVGAQKAEKVLEQIGYNAKKIEQVKNCILTHRYRKGRVPESIEARILFDADKLDSIGAIGIARSYAWIGKHRAKIFKKVDDLDKYINENMEGHRKGDIQDKTIHSVQIEYEIKQKDILDKFYTKAGKEMATERHKYYKEFLERLEEEVGGRM, from the coding sequence ATGATTGATAAGATAAAAAAAATTGCAGTGGATGAGATGAAGGAGTGTGCGGCTCATGACATCGATCATGTTATGCGAGTTCATAATCTTTGCAAAAACATTGCAGAGAAAGAGGAGCGTGTAGATTTAGAAGTTCTAGAAATAGCCTCTTTGCTTCACGACATCGGAAAAGATGAGGAAAATAATGATAAAACCGGGGAGACCGATCATGCGGTGGTTGGTGCTCAAAAAGCCGAGAAGGTTCTTGAGCAAATTGGGTATAATGCAAAAAAAATTGAGCAAGTTAAAAATTGTATATTAACTCATAGGTACAGGAAAGGGAGAGTTCCTGAGAGCATTGAAGCGAGGATTCTTTTTGATGCAGATAAGCTAGATTCAATCGGAGCTATTGGTATAGCCAGATCTTATGCTTGGATTGGAAAGCATAGAGCAAAAATTTTTAAAAAGGTTGATGATTTAGATAAATATATAAATGAGAACATGGAGGGGCATCGAAAGGGAGACATTCAAGATAAGACTATTCATAGCGTACAGATTGAATATGAAATAAAACAGAAAGATATTTTGGATAAATTTTATACAAAAGCAGGAAAAGAAATGGCTACGGAAAGGCACAAATATTATAAAGAATTTCTTGAACGACTCGAAGAGGAGGTTGGTGGAAGGATGTAG
- a CDS encoding NUDIX domain-containing protein, whose protein sequence is MTQDKQVKVGVGAVIINGNKTLLAKRKGSHASGYYGSVGGHLEYGEDLTIAVKREAMEELGVEIGNIKFVSCANIIKHGKHYLDVSFVAEIISGEPKICEPDKIESIGWYSLDDLPEPLFEPVKIVLEAIKKKKTYFEIRE, encoded by the coding sequence ATGACTCAAGATAAACAAGTCAAGGTAGGTGTTGGTGCCGTTATAATTAATGGTAATAAAACCTTGTTGGCAAAGAGAAAAGGATCTCATGCATCTGGTTACTATGGTTCTGTGGGCGGACATCTAGAATATGGTGAAGATTTAACCATTGCAGTAAAAAGAGAAGCAATGGAGGAGTTGGGGGTAGAAATTGGGAATATAAAATTTGTTTCTTGTGCTAATATTATAAAACACGGAAAGCACTATCTGGATGTTTCTTTTGTTGCTGAAATAATTTCGGGAGAACCGAAAATATGTGAACCAGATAAGATAGAAAGCATAGGTTGGTATTCTCTCGATGATCTACCTGAACCTTTGTTTGAGCCTGTAAAAATTGTTTTAGAAGCAATAAAGAAAAAGAAAACCTATTTTGAGATAAGAGAATAA
- the secA gene encoding preprotein translocase subunit SecA yields MGILDKIFGDPNDKVIKEINTTVDKINAFEEEMKAKTDDELKAYTQKFRDKLSIKEGEKIEKEELRKKLDNILPEAFAVIREAAWRVIGQRPYDVQLVGGVALHRGQIAEMKTGEGKTLVASLALYLNALAGYGCHLITVNDYLSRMGAGWNAPVYHFLGISTGVIIHDKSLMYDPEFSDNEEFEEKLKHFRQVERGEAYKCDVLYGTNNEFGFDYLRDNMVPSLDRMVQRDLYFTIVDEVDSILIDEARTPLIISAPAEESTDKYFQFADLVKKLKEDVDYNIDEKMRTSTLSEEGITKMEKMLGVENIYTTAGVREVHHIEQALKAHAIFKRDKDYVVKDDEVIIVDEFTGRMMPGRRYSEGLHQAIEAKEGVKIQRESQTLATITFQNYFRMYDKLAGMTGTAVTEAEEFSKIYGLETVIIPTNKPIKRDDKNDLIYKTEEAKYMAVIEDIRERQKKGQPVLVGTISIEKNEYLLALMEREGLRPSALNAKNHAREARIIADAGKVGSVTIATNMAGRGVDIMLGGTELKKDDPEYADWKIQHEKVLELGGLHVIGTERHEARRIDNQLRGRAGRQGDAGSSQFFVSMEDDLMRVFGGDKMKNIMTTLRVPDDMPIENKMISRSIESAQKKVEGNNFDIRKHLVEYDDVINKHRESIYSKRKNILVSSESEDNKDVLSDTVLEMVENEIEQVVSFHTVSEYIKEWDVGEIYQVASTIFKVNDESKKELVSNKEETPKLDKANIRTEIIESLVKQAKERYTEIKKSADGFGLDWSSIEKSVLIRSYDTLWIEHLEAMSSVRQGIGLRGYGQRDPLVEYKKEGYILYNELNSLIQKEVVYSIYKVGQIDDVVSKGFTAPSLIDRATQFSAPAKTMSKGDMGGAQIIKQKERNEAGEKVGRNDDCPCGSGKKYKKCCGA; encoded by the coding sequence ATGGGAATATTAGATAAGATTTTCGGGGATCCGAATGATAAAGTTATTAAAGAGATTAATACTACCGTAGATAAGATTAATGCTTTTGAGGAGGAAATGAAGGCGAAAACAGACGATGAATTAAAAGCCTATACCCAAAAATTTCGAGATAAACTCTCCATCAAAGAAGGTGAGAAAATTGAAAAAGAAGAATTAAGAAAAAAACTAGATAATATACTTCCAGAAGCTTTTGCTGTTATTCGTGAAGCTGCTTGGAGAGTCATAGGTCAACGTCCCTACGATGTTCAGTTAGTTGGTGGTGTTGCCTTGCACAGAGGTCAAATTGCAGAAATGAAAACTGGGGAAGGTAAAACACTTGTCGCATCATTAGCTCTTTACTTAAACGCGCTTGCTGGCTATGGTTGCCACTTAATAACCGTTAATGATTATCTTTCTCGAATGGGAGCTGGATGGAATGCTCCAGTTTATCATTTTCTTGGTATTTCTACGGGTGTTATTATCCATGATAAGTCACTAATGTATGATCCTGAATTTTCTGACAATGAAGAGTTCGAGGAAAAACTAAAACACTTTAGACAAGTTGAACGAGGCGAAGCTTATAAGTGCGATGTTTTGTATGGAACAAATAACGAGTTTGGTTTTGATTACCTTCGGGACAACATGGTTCCTAGTCTAGATAGAATGGTACAAAGAGATTTGTACTTTACAATTGTTGATGAAGTCGATTCTATTCTAATCGATGAGGCAAGAACACCTTTGATAATTTCTGCGCCAGCTGAAGAATCTACTGATAAATATTTTCAGTTTGCTGATTTGGTTAAAAAATTAAAAGAAGATGTTGACTACAATATTGATGAAAAAATGAGAACTTCAACTTTGTCCGAAGAAGGAATTACTAAAATGGAAAAAATGCTTGGTGTAGAAAATATTTATACTACAGCTGGAGTTAGAGAGGTTCATCATATTGAACAAGCTCTTAAGGCTCATGCTATTTTTAAAAGAGATAAAGATTATGTGGTAAAAGATGACGAAGTAATAATAGTCGATGAGTTTACTGGGAGAATGATGCCTGGTCGAAGATATTCTGAAGGATTACATCAAGCAATTGAAGCCAAGGAAGGTGTAAAGATTCAAAGAGAATCACAAACTTTGGCCACTATTACTTTTCAAAATTATTTTAGAATGTATGACAAGCTAGCCGGAATGACAGGAACTGCTGTGACTGAAGCAGAAGAGTTTTCAAAAATTTATGGTCTTGAAACTGTTATTATCCCTACAAATAAGCCAATCAAAAGAGATGATAAGAATGATCTGATATATAAAACAGAAGAAGCTAAATATATGGCAGTCATTGAAGATATTAGAGAGAGACAAAAAAAAGGACAGCCCGTATTAGTTGGTACTATTTCAATTGAAAAGAATGAATACTTACTTGCCTTAATGGAACGAGAGGGATTGAGACCATCTGCCCTGAACGCCAAAAATCATGCCAGAGAGGCGCGTATTATAGCAGACGCTGGTAAAGTCGGCTCTGTCACAATCGCCACAAATATGGCTGGTCGTGGTGTTGATATCATGCTTGGTGGAACAGAACTGAAAAAAGATGACCCTGAATATGCCGACTGGAAGATTCAACATGAAAAAGTTTTAGAGTTAGGGGGTCTTCATGTTATCGGTACAGAACGTCATGAAGCTAGACGTATTGACAACCAGCTTCGTGGACGTGCTGGTCGTCAGGGGGATGCTGGTTCTTCGCAATTTTTTGTTTCGATGGAAGATGATTTAATGAGAGTTTTTGGTGGTGATAAAATGAAAAATATAATGACCACCTTGCGTGTCCCAGATGATATGCCGATTGAGAACAAAATGATTTCCAGATCCATTGAATCTGCTCAGAAAAAAGTTGAGGGGAATAATTTTGATATTAGAAAGCATTTGGTTGAGTATGATGACGTTATAAATAAACATAGAGAATCAATCTATTCAAAAAGAAAAAATATACTCGTTTCTTCTGAGTCAGAAGATAACAAAGATGTTTTAAGCGATACAGTTCTTGAAATGGTGGAGAATGAAATTGAACAAGTTGTTTCTTTCCATACAGTTTCAGAGTACATCAAAGAATGGGATGTAGGGGAAATTTATCAAGTAGCTTCAACTATATTTAAGGTTAATGATGAATCGAAAAAAGAACTTGTTAGCAATAAAGAAGAAACTCCGAAATTGGACAAAGCAAATATAAGAACAGAAATCATAGAAAGTTTAGTTAAACAAGCCAAGGAGAGATATACAGAAATTAAGAAAAGTGCTGATGGTTTTGGACTTGATTGGTCTAGTATTGAGAAATCAGTTTTGATTCGATCATACGACACGCTCTGGATAGAACATCTTGAGGCCATGTCTAGCGTTAGACAGGGGATTGGTCTTCGAGGTTATGGACAAAGAGATCCTTTGGTAGAATATAAAAAAGAAGGATATATTCTCTACAATGAATTAAATAGTTTAATTCAAAAAGAGGTAGTTTATTCAATTTATAAGGTTGGTCAAATTGATGATGTTGTAAGTAAAGGATTCACAGCACCAAGTTTGATTGATAGGGCAACTCAGTTTAGTGCTCCTGCTAAAACTATGTCAAAAGGAGATATGGGAGGCGCGCAAATAATAAAGCAAAAAGAAAGAAATGAGGCAGGGGAGAAAGTCGGAAGAAATGATGATTGCCCCTGTGGAAGCGGAAAGAAATATAAAAAGTGTTGTGGAGCGTAG